In a single window of the Pithys albifrons albifrons isolate INPA30051 chromosome 19, PitAlb_v1, whole genome shotgun sequence genome:
- the CCDC40 gene encoding coiled-coil domain-containing protein 40 isoform X1 produces MAEPPRNQTLLWILCLYHSCLIMTKISRFLGGDMEQTEPGRGASSLPSGAPALAAGLGTCTEPGNMGDPISLHSEPTSEQVPELSSEHDDQKWEKEFQQHGSEELEISRSSEETAEETELVVLDPEHPLMRRFQAALKNYITKQMEQVNLDLHELRTATKDSRVQREELGVVLYGAQQQLAQLQMELQRSLERCAQVAATRQQLEQELQGLRDTHRNKCHSTEDERKKVSAMQTQVENLALQLFYMQNMDQDMHHRILLMKQSTRKAEAEKFQAEVEKKKQDLLLDQLTRRVYELQEQIALFEAQFVAQAEDTKVTRQAVSEAALEVQAINMEKKRLINYWNSSLAGMKQRDEAYVATQELLSNYRRDLRSLEGDIHGCGKSIRKEEEKNELLVTILNRCQNNANVTKNLIDHCLLQQEALKVETGTYTRVLHETEQALVRTKMDQAAQLNELVSIRKDIEKKTYIKEQMENEIMAKLQDQMISSKAAKHFSQLAAKLQRRKTDLELHFYKVENDVAQIILSATNTNCRLTVLQKTLSEVDKEIKNISDLISCKESEIAKFRVLAEKKGGVICLYNKKLEMLLAQQGGQELGPLEIEINKLTKEIEECNSEVMTQQKYWLNEQKELVKLTREREEQVTSLDMLKKQITIMQQRKVRVENEIQQETKEQKDIERHMKNISNDLVKLNVLIKKNNSSFEDLQHANMITENEFVHSLKAAEKESMEMQERYSQLTEEKERLLNSTVEAEHQILLWEKKIQLAKEMREATGSGSEQGEIQVMKAEIRRMQVRYGQLLKQQEKVVRDMEASVSRRETIAIRGEAQNKADKKHTTKNDLQQRKQELRKKIREAQENIFSCNQAILDLKNTQESLRATFSEEKQELCRLQAMADSLDLDVECLQKEKRWNLLELVAHQAHQRHLQALLEGKYRAPSSTEESCRSQQEKLWGRLRAIHAIVQRVQEEQPRHQRALRWLSQCLGSRLGVQKA; encoded by the exons ATGGCGGAGCCGCCGCGG AACCAGACCCTCCTGTGGATCCTTTGTCTGTATCACTCATGTCTCATAATGACAAAAATAAGCAGATTTTTAGGG GGTGACATGGAGCAGACAGAACCAGGCAGAGGagcctcttcccttccctcaggAGCacctgcactggcagcagggctgggcacctgCACAGAGCCAG GGAACATGGGAGACCCCATTTCTCTCCATTCAGAGCCAACCTCTGAGCAGGTCCCTGAGCTCTCCAGTGAGCACGATGACCAAAAGTGGGAAAAGGAATTCCAGCAGCATGGATCTGAGGAGCTTGAAATAAGCAGAAGTAGTGaggaaacagcagaagaaacagaactgGTGGTCTTGGATCCAGAACAT CCTCTGATGAGAAGATTCCAGGCTGCCCTGAAGAATTACATCACTAAGCAGATGGAACAAGTGAACCTGGACCTTCACGAACTG AGGACAGCAACGAAGGACAGCAGAGTGCAGAGAGAAGAGCTCGGGGTGGTGCTTTAtggagcccagcagcagctggcccagctgcagatggagctgcagaggagcctggagcgctgtgcccaggtggctgcAACacggcagcagctggagcaggagctgcagggcctcagggacacccacaggaACAAGTGTCACAGCACAGAGGATGAACGCAAAAAAG TTTCTGCAATGCAGACCCAGGTTGAAAACCTGGCCTTGCAGCTCTTCTACATGCAGAACATGGACCAGGACATGCATCACAGGATTTTACTAATGAAACAGTCGACAAGGAAAGCTGAGGCAGAGAAGTTTCAGGCTgaggtggaaaagaaaaaacag GACCTTCTCCTAGACCAGTTAACGAGGAGAGTCTACGAGCTCCAAGAACAAATTGCTCTGTTTGAAGCTCAGTTTGTGGCCCAGGCAGAAGACACCAAAGTGACTCGGCAGGCAGTCAGTGAG gctgctCTGGAGGTCCAGGCTATTaacatggagaaaaagagaTTGATAAACTACTGGAACAGCAGCTTGGCTGGAATGAAACAGAGGGATGAGGCCTATGTTGCcactcaggagctgctgag CAACTACAGACGTGACCTCAGGTCCCTCGAAGGGGACATCCATGGCTGTGGAAAGTCTatcaggaaggaggaggagaagaatgAGTTGCTTGTCACCATCCTGAACCGGTGCCAGAACAATGCCAACGTGACAAAGAACCTGATTGACCACtgtctgctgcagcaggaggccCTGAAGGTTGAAACTGGCACCTACACTCGTGTTCTCCATGAGACAGAGCAGGCCCTTGTCAGGACCAAGATG GATCAAGCTGCTCAACTGAATGAGTTGGTGTCCATCAGGAAGGATATAGAGAAGAAAACTTACATCAAAGAGCAGATGGAGAATGAAATCATGGCAAAGCTTCAGGACCAGATGATATCCAGCAAAGCTGCAAAGCACTTCTCACAGCTGGCTGCAAAACTCCAGAGGAGAAAAACTGACCTG GAGCTGCATTTTTACAAGGTTGAGAACGACGTGGCCCAGATTATTCTGAGTGCAACTAATACCAATTGCAGGCTAACAGTCCTCCAGAAAACACTCTCTGAGGtggacaaagaaataaaaaatatcagtgATCTGATCAGCTGCAAGGAAAGTGAGATTGCAAAGTTCAGGGTCCTGGCtgagaagaagggaggggtcATCTGCCTGTACAACAAGAAGCTGGAGATGCTTCTTGCTCAGCAGGGG GGGCAAGAATTGGGACCACTGGAAATTGAGATCAACAAGCTGACCAAGGAGATAGAAGAGTGCAATTCTGAGGTGATGACACAGCAGAAGTACTGGCTCAATGAGCAGAAGGAGCTGGTCAAGTTAACACGGGAGCGGGAAGAACAAGTGACCTCCCTGGATATGCTGAAGAAACAGATCACCATAATGCAGCAGAGGAAAGTACGCGTGGAAA ATGAAATTCAGCAGGAGACAAAAGAACAGAAGGACATCGAACGGCACATGAAGAACATCTCAAACGACTTGGTAAAGTTGAATGTGTTGatcaagaaaaacaacagcagtTTTGAGGATTTGCAACATGCCAACATGATCACAGAGAATGAGTTTGTGCACTCCCTCAAG gcagcagaaaaagaatCCATGGAGATGCAGGAGAGGTACAGTCAACTGactgaggagaaggaaaggcttCTGAACAGCACAGTGGAAGCAGA GCATCAGATCCTCCTGTGGGAGAAGAAGATTCAGCTGGCAAAAGAGATGAGAGAAGCAACAGGTTCTGGGTCAGAACAAGGTGAAATCCAAGTCATGAAAGCAGAGATTCGTAGGATGCAA GTTCGCTATGGGCAGctgctgaagcagcaggagaaggtggTTCGGGATATGGAGGCGTCTGTTTCTCGCAGAGAGACAATAGCAATTCGTGGAGAGGCTCAGAACAAGGCAGATAAGAAACACACCACCAAGAATGACTTACAGCAAAGGAAACAGGAGTTGAGGAAGAAGATCAGGGAAGCCCAGGAG AACATTTTTAGCTGCAACCAAGCCATCCTGGATCTGAAGAACACCCAAGAGTCCCTCAGGGCCACCTTCTCAGAAGAGAAGCAGGAGTTGTGCAGGCTCCAGGCCATGGCAGACAGCCTTGACTTGGATGTGGAATGTCTCCAGAAAGAGAAACGATGG AACCTGTTGGAGCTTGTGGCCCACCAGGCGCACCAGAGACATCTGCAGGCGCTGCTGGAAGGGAAGTACCGAGCCCCGAGCTCCACGGAAGAATCCTGCAGGAGCCAGCAGGAGAAACTTTGGGGGCGGCTCCGGGCCATCCACGCCATCGTCCAGCGCGTCCAGGAGGAACAGCCCCGGCACCAAAGGGCGCTCCGGTGGCTCAGCCAGTGCTTGGGatccaggctgggggtgcagaAAGCCTGA
- the CCDC40 gene encoding coiled-coil domain-containing protein 40 isoform X5, protein MEQTEPGRGASSLPSGAPALAAGLGTCTEPGNMGDPISLHSEPTSEQVPELSSEHDDQKWEKEFQQHGSEELEISRSSEETAEETELVVLDPEHPLMRRFQAALKNYITKQMEQVNLDLHELRTATKDSRVQREELGVVLYGAQQQLAQLQMELQRSLERCAQVAATRQQLEQELQGLRDTHRNKCHSTEDERKKVSAMQTQVENLALQLFYMQNMDQDMHHRILLMKQSTRKAEAEKFQAEVEKKKQDLLLDQLTRRVYELQEQIALFEAQFVAQAEDTKVTRQAVSEAALEVQAINMEKKRLINYWNSSLAGMKQRDEAYVATQELLSNYRRDLRSLEGDIHGCGKSIRKEEEKNELLVTILNRCQNNANVTKNLIDHCLLQQEALKVETGTYTRVLHETEQALVRTKMDQAAQLNELVSIRKDIEKKTYIKEQMENEIMAKLQDQMISSKAAKHFSQLAAKLQRRKTDLELHFYKVENDVAQIILSATNTNCRLTVLQKTLSEVDKEIKNISDLISCKESEIAKFRVLAEKKGGVICLYNKKLEMLLAQQGGQELGPLEIEINKLTKEIEECNSEVMTQQKYWLNEQKELVKLTREREEQVTSLDMLKKQITIMQQRKVRVENEIQQETKEQKDIERHMKNISNDLVKLNVLIKKNNSSFEDLQHANMITENEFVHSLKAAEKESMEMQERYSQLTEEKERLLNSTVEAEHQILLWEKKIQLAKEMREATGSGSEQGEIQVMKAEIRRMQVRYGQLLKQQEKVVRDMEASVSRRETIAIRGEAQNKADKKHTTKNDLQQRKQELRKKIREAQENIFSCNQAILDLKNTQESLRATFSEEKQELCRLQAMADSLDLDVECLQKEKRWNLLELVAHQAHQRHLQALLEGKYRAPSSTEESCRSQQEKLWGRLRAIHAIVQRVQEEQPRHQRALRWLSQCLGSRLGVQKA, encoded by the exons ATGGAGCAGACAGAACCAGGCAGAGGagcctcttcccttccctcaggAGCacctgcactggcagcagggctgggcacctgCACAGAGCCAG GGAACATGGGAGACCCCATTTCTCTCCATTCAGAGCCAACCTCTGAGCAGGTCCCTGAGCTCTCCAGTGAGCACGATGACCAAAAGTGGGAAAAGGAATTCCAGCAGCATGGATCTGAGGAGCTTGAAATAAGCAGAAGTAGTGaggaaacagcagaagaaacagaactgGTGGTCTTGGATCCAGAACAT CCTCTGATGAGAAGATTCCAGGCTGCCCTGAAGAATTACATCACTAAGCAGATGGAACAAGTGAACCTGGACCTTCACGAACTG AGGACAGCAACGAAGGACAGCAGAGTGCAGAGAGAAGAGCTCGGGGTGGTGCTTTAtggagcccagcagcagctggcccagctgcagatggagctgcagaggagcctggagcgctgtgcccaggtggctgcAACacggcagcagctggagcaggagctgcagggcctcagggacacccacaggaACAAGTGTCACAGCACAGAGGATGAACGCAAAAAAG TTTCTGCAATGCAGACCCAGGTTGAAAACCTGGCCTTGCAGCTCTTCTACATGCAGAACATGGACCAGGACATGCATCACAGGATTTTACTAATGAAACAGTCGACAAGGAAAGCTGAGGCAGAGAAGTTTCAGGCTgaggtggaaaagaaaaaacag GACCTTCTCCTAGACCAGTTAACGAGGAGAGTCTACGAGCTCCAAGAACAAATTGCTCTGTTTGAAGCTCAGTTTGTGGCCCAGGCAGAAGACACCAAAGTGACTCGGCAGGCAGTCAGTGAG gctgctCTGGAGGTCCAGGCTATTaacatggagaaaaagagaTTGATAAACTACTGGAACAGCAGCTTGGCTGGAATGAAACAGAGGGATGAGGCCTATGTTGCcactcaggagctgctgag CAACTACAGACGTGACCTCAGGTCCCTCGAAGGGGACATCCATGGCTGTGGAAAGTCTatcaggaaggaggaggagaagaatgAGTTGCTTGTCACCATCCTGAACCGGTGCCAGAACAATGCCAACGTGACAAAGAACCTGATTGACCACtgtctgctgcagcaggaggccCTGAAGGTTGAAACTGGCACCTACACTCGTGTTCTCCATGAGACAGAGCAGGCCCTTGTCAGGACCAAGATG GATCAAGCTGCTCAACTGAATGAGTTGGTGTCCATCAGGAAGGATATAGAGAAGAAAACTTACATCAAAGAGCAGATGGAGAATGAAATCATGGCAAAGCTTCAGGACCAGATGATATCCAGCAAAGCTGCAAAGCACTTCTCACAGCTGGCTGCAAAACTCCAGAGGAGAAAAACTGACCTG GAGCTGCATTTTTACAAGGTTGAGAACGACGTGGCCCAGATTATTCTGAGTGCAACTAATACCAATTGCAGGCTAACAGTCCTCCAGAAAACACTCTCTGAGGtggacaaagaaataaaaaatatcagtgATCTGATCAGCTGCAAGGAAAGTGAGATTGCAAAGTTCAGGGTCCTGGCtgagaagaagggaggggtcATCTGCCTGTACAACAAGAAGCTGGAGATGCTTCTTGCTCAGCAGGGG GGGCAAGAATTGGGACCACTGGAAATTGAGATCAACAAGCTGACCAAGGAGATAGAAGAGTGCAATTCTGAGGTGATGACACAGCAGAAGTACTGGCTCAATGAGCAGAAGGAGCTGGTCAAGTTAACACGGGAGCGGGAAGAACAAGTGACCTCCCTGGATATGCTGAAGAAACAGATCACCATAATGCAGCAGAGGAAAGTACGCGTGGAAA ATGAAATTCAGCAGGAGACAAAAGAACAGAAGGACATCGAACGGCACATGAAGAACATCTCAAACGACTTGGTAAAGTTGAATGTGTTGatcaagaaaaacaacagcagtTTTGAGGATTTGCAACATGCCAACATGATCACAGAGAATGAGTTTGTGCACTCCCTCAAG gcagcagaaaaagaatCCATGGAGATGCAGGAGAGGTACAGTCAACTGactgaggagaaggaaaggcttCTGAACAGCACAGTGGAAGCAGA GCATCAGATCCTCCTGTGGGAGAAGAAGATTCAGCTGGCAAAAGAGATGAGAGAAGCAACAGGTTCTGGGTCAGAACAAGGTGAAATCCAAGTCATGAAAGCAGAGATTCGTAGGATGCAA GTTCGCTATGGGCAGctgctgaagcagcaggagaaggtggTTCGGGATATGGAGGCGTCTGTTTCTCGCAGAGAGACAATAGCAATTCGTGGAGAGGCTCAGAACAAGGCAGATAAGAAACACACCACCAAGAATGACTTACAGCAAAGGAAACAGGAGTTGAGGAAGAAGATCAGGGAAGCCCAGGAG AACATTTTTAGCTGCAACCAAGCCATCCTGGATCTGAAGAACACCCAAGAGTCCCTCAGGGCCACCTTCTCAGAAGAGAAGCAGGAGTTGTGCAGGCTCCAGGCCATGGCAGACAGCCTTGACTTGGATGTGGAATGTCTCCAGAAAGAGAAACGATGG AACCTGTTGGAGCTTGTGGCCCACCAGGCGCACCAGAGACATCTGCAGGCGCTGCTGGAAGGGAAGTACCGAGCCCCGAGCTCCACGGAAGAATCCTGCAGGAGCCAGCAGGAGAAACTTTGGGGGCGGCTCCGGGCCATCCACGCCATCGTCCAGCGCGTCCAGGAGGAACAGCCCCGGCACCAAAGGGCGCTCCGGTGGCTCAGCCAGTGCTTGGGatccaggctgggggtgcagaAAGCCTGA